Genomic window (Falco cherrug isolate bFalChe1 chromosome 4, bFalChe1.pri, whole genome shotgun sequence):
ATACTACATACAAGATTGCAGGGAACACAGAGGTGGGATTTAGTGATGAGTGAAGTCTGACATCTAAGcatatttgaatttttatttctcatgtcTAACCCTTTATTTCACTAGGGTTTATACTAGCTGTGTGcctatttttcattacaaatattGTAGCATACTTCAGAAACATGTATGCACTATGAACTTCAATACACCACCTAAGCAGTACTTCCCCCCGACGCCATTCCTCAAGTCTGAAtagtttttttcacttttctcaaAACATCAAGACATTCTGATGCTTTCCTGCCACCAGTATTCAAGATCTTTTCCCCAACACGTTAACAAAACActtgtttgggttcttttttgtCTCTTGAGTATTTTCAACTTTTACAGACTAAGACCTTCCCGCTGCCAAGTTTCTAAGCAATAACCAAAATAGTCACCTCTGCTACAGACTGAAGACTCCGGGCAAACTTCAGCTGGTTAACACCATGATGCACAGGTTTACCATAGGTTGCACCTTTTGGGACTGGGCGCTTGCGGCCACCACGGCGAACACGGACACGGTAGATAACATAACCTAAAAGAAATGGTGACAGGAACTATAAAAATTCTTAGCAACAGCAAGTGCAGATCACAGCAAGACAATTTTGATACTCATACTGCATTTTCAACCTCAAAAATTTCACATGGAACAATGCAAAATTAAGTCACTATACCAGTCCTCACTGAAACCTACAACTGGAGGTGGCTAGCACAAGATGTTTTTGCTATTTTGTTATTTCCATTACAACTCAGTAAGGGAAGTGATGTCCTGGTGACTATTTTTCACTTCCAAACCAGAGCTTATGGCACATGCCTACTATCCAGGTCCAAATATACCAAGAACAGCTACattttaacacacacacacacacaaaaataaaacctctccccaaaacacaccacaaaaaaactACCCCACACCTACAATCCCATATTCTGATAGTAGCATtcagaaagcactgaaacaCAAGCCATCCCCAAACCCTGCTGAAATGTGACCACTGAAAAGGAAACTAGACGAACTTCACAAACAGTAACAGAGATGTAGACTCTTAGCTTCATATTTTCATAGTGACAAACATACTAGGATTTGCTCAAGTTACAGATGGATGGCCACTTTCCCCAGGTTTCTTTCACTGACTGTTTTCTAATGACAGTCAGACTATGTCATCTTTACTTAAGCACATGCAGCTCTAAGACAGTCAAAGTAACACATAACAAAATCTGGGCAGAGAAAGGACACCCCCAAAACGTAGGATACTAAAAGCACTGGTCAACTCTGCAGTACTAACCCAGCAGAAGAATTAAACATAAAGCCCACTTGATCTCCATCTGCCAAAACGGCCACAGAAGGCATGAATTCAAAATGACATAAAGTAAGGTTTCAGGCTGTGCGCACTGCTACCAGTTGAACACATTTATAATACTAAGTGCATTTCAGGCAGGACACTTCAGTTTCCTGGGGAATACTGGAGATTTAGATTTTGTTATTCTACTACCACTTAAGGATGCTGACATAAAACTTGACCACTCCATCATGAAGCACACGGACTTCACCTCTACATCTCATTACCTTGCTTAGCCTTATATCCCAGTCTGCGAGCTTTGTCTGGTCTGGTTGGCCGGGGAGCTCGATGCAAGGCAGACAGCTGGCGATACTGCCAACAGCGGACACGAAGGAGAAATCGCATCACATCCGACTGCTTTTTCCTCCATAGCTCCTGGATGTACTTGTAGGCACCCATGTTTGTCTACCTGCTGAATTGAAAAGTCAGTCAAAAAAGTGCACCAAATCCGATTCCAAATTTGAACAGCTTCCAACAGAGACACTGCATAAAACCATACACATAACCCCACTGAAACACAGGGTGCTCTCAAGCTTCTTTATACCACTGCCACATCTGGTAACACGGTTCACACTTGGCAGCCTCCAACAGGACACATGGCAGTTACTGTTCTCGgcaattttcctccttttcGTATATTCTTATGGGTTGAATTCCTCAGCTGAGAATTTTCTAATGTGTATGTCAAATAACTATCGATTTTGGTAGTAACATCTGAAACAAGTTGTACATATTAATCTATAAAGAAGTATGTGACTGTGCATGGCGTGGTCTTTATTCTTAACACTGTATACTTAATTATCCCCCAAAATCCTTTTCGCTGTCACACACCTGCAGCAATTAGATGCAGGTTAACTCCATCAAATCCCCACCCAAATCACCATCAGGAAAACGCCGCTCGTTTTATTTGCACAAAAACTCCCAACAGTCCATCTGTGATTTTCCATACCCCTTTTACGACTCTGCCCGCCTACTGCCTAGTTCTTGCCATCCCAAGCTACCCTTCTTTATCATTGCGTTATGGCTACGTTATGGCCCAAAACGCCACAAACCAACCGCAAAACCAGAGTCAAACCAGGAGTCGCGACCTGCAATCAACCTGCACCCGCGACGCTGGCCTCCCGCTCACACCAGGCAACCCTGGGCCCGACGGAGAGTCCTCCTCCCCGCCCCACATCCCGAGCAACCAGGCCAACCCGACGAGGCGCAGCCCACGGGCCTTCCATCGGCCTCCCGGGGCCTGCGGGCCCCAGAGGCCCAGCGCCGCGGGAGCAGCTCTGTCGCCCCCCGCTAGGGTAGCGGCAGGCGGGCGCAGCTACGGGGCGGGCGGATGGCCGCCTCGGGCCCAGGATGGAGCCGGATCAAGGAAAAGGCCGAACCCACTCGAGCCCTCACCTGATGGCTCCCAGTACCGGAAAGGAAGAGGCCCGCTTCCCA
Coding sequences:
- the RPL15 gene encoding 60S ribosomal protein L15, with amino-acid sequence MGAYKYIQELWRKKQSDVMRFLLRVRCWQYRQLSALHRAPRPTRPDKARRLGYKAKQGYVIYRVRVRRGGRKRPVPKGATYGKPVHHGVNQLKFARSLQSVAEERAGRHCGALRVLNSYWVGEDSTYKFFEVILIDPFHKTIRRNPDTQWITKPVHKHREMRGLTSAGRKSRGLGKGHKFHHTIGGSRRAAWRRRNTLQLHRYR